One stretch of Juglans microcarpa x Juglans regia isolate MS1-56 chromosome 3D, Jm3101_v1.0, whole genome shotgun sequence DNA includes these proteins:
- the LOC121255402 gene encoding 7-deoxyloganetin glucosyltransferase-like — MSSVEEKPHAVCIPYPAQGHVNPMLKLAKVLHHRGLHITFIHTEFNHRRLLKARGPGSLDGLPDFRFETIPDGLPPSDDDATQDIPSLCDSVTKNFMVLFRNLLAKLNDTVSSNVPPVSCIVSDLSMHFANNVAEELGIPVLLLWPASACAFLGFAHTRPLIESGLPIPLKDENHLPNGYMETIIDWIPGMKNIRIKDLHSFLFTSDPKGIILNFILEMVEKASKASAIVVNTFDALEHEGLDALSSLFPPVYAIGPLHLLLSQISQNNSKLNNIDSNLWKNEVDCLEWLNSKEPNSVIYVNFGSITVLTQPQMVEFACGLANSKKAFLWVIRPDMVKGDSVIVPHEFLREAKDRGIVVSWCPQEDVLSHPSIGGFLTHCGWNSMIESMCAEVPMLCWPFFADQQTNCRLACVEWGIGMEIDYNVKRDEVEKLVRELMEGEKGKEMRKHAMKWKKMAEEAVGIDGSSNLNLDKVVKEVLLQLNP; from the exons atgagttcTGTGGAGGAGAAGCCTCATGCTGTTTGCATTCCATACCCAGCTCAAGGCCATGTTAATCCGATGCTCAAACTAGCAAAAGTCCTTCACCACAGAGGCCTCCACATAACTTTTATCCACACTGAGTTCAATCACAGACGCTTGCTCAAGGCCAGAGGTCCCGGTTCCTTGGACGGCTTGCCAGACTTTCGCTTTGAAACCATCCCCGATGGTTTGCCTCCCTCCGATGATGACGCAACCCAAGACATCCCATCACTGTGTGACTCTGTCACAAAGAATTTCATGGTCCTCTTTCGAAATCTACTTGCGAAACTTAATGATACCGTCTCCTCGAATGTTCCCCCGGTGAGCTGCATAGTTAGTGATTTGAGCATGCATTTCGCCAATAACGTTGCTGAAGAACTGGGAATCCCTGTCCTTCTGTTGTGGCCTGCGAGTGCCTGTGCCTTTTTAGGCTTTGCACATACCCGCCCTCTAATCGAAAGTGGTCTACCTATACCACTCAAAG ATgagaaccatcttccaaacggGTACATGGAGACTATAATTGATTGGATTCCTGGGATGAAAAATATTCGTATCAAGGATCTCCACAGCTTTCTATTCACATCAGATCCGAAAGGTATCATCCTGAACTTTATTTTGGAGATGGTAGAGAAAGCTTCGAAAGCTTCTGCCATAGTTGTGAACACTTTTGATGCATTGGAGCATGAAGGATTGGATGCTCTTTCCTCCTTGTTTCCTCCTGTTTACGCCATTGGCCCTCTTCATTTGCTTCTCAGTCAGATTTCACAAAACAATTCAAAGTTGAATAATATCGATTCCAATCTTTGGAAAAATGAAGTTGATTGTCTCGAATGGCTCAAttccaaggaacccaactcggTTATTTACGTGAATTTCGGCAGCATCACAGTCCTAACCCAACCACAAATGGTCGAGTTTGCTTGCGGACTCGCTAACAGCAAGAAAGCTTTCTTGTGGGTGATTAGGCCTGACATGGTGAAGGGTGACTCAGTGATTGTACCCCACGAGTTTTTACGTGAAGCCAAAGATAGAGGTATTGTGGTAAGTTGGTGCCCACAAGAGGATGTGCTAAGCCACCCATCAATCGGAGGATTCTTGACCCATTGCGGATGGAACTCAATGATTGAAAGCATGTGTGCAGAAGTGCCTATGCTCTGCTGGCCATTCTTTGCCGACCAACAGACAAACTGTAGGCTCGCTTGCGTTGAATGGGGCATTGGCATGGAGATCGATTATAATGTGAAAAGAGATGAGGTGGAGAAGCTTGTGAGAGAGTTGATGGAGGGAGAGAAGGGTAAGGAGATGAGGAAACATGCCATGAAGTGGAAGAAAATGGCAGAGGAAGCAGTTGGTATAGATGGCTCTTCAAACTTAAATCTCGACAAAGTGGTCAAGGAGGTGCTGCTGCAGTTAAATCCatag